In Rhododendron vialii isolate Sample 1 chromosome 9a, ASM3025357v1, the following are encoded in one genomic region:
- the LOC131299725 gene encoding uncharacterized protein LOC131299725, whose product MLVEPLAELHPHHPPLPLPPAHHLPPPTPLYPPSSPPSVGCPTPLSPPPPTTPFSPPLLAAGDRQGRIALLHPLINKSAILFLDSDHNSKSDIQNLYWIQTQLNNNSFRTLTTLSGPSLLSFSLLHPTQPLQLEKVLCPRTQRILSVIMHEDESEKDVV is encoded by the exons ATGTTGGTTGAACCATTAGCTGAG CTCCACCCACACCATCCTCCACTCCCTCTCCCTCCAGCTCATCACCTCCCTCCTCCCACTCCTCTCTATCCCCCTTCCTCACCTCCCTCTGTTGGTTgccccactcctctctctcctcctccccccACCACCCCTTTCTCTCCTCCCCTCCTTGCTGCCGGCGACCGCCAGGGCCGCATCGCCCTCCTCCACCCCCTCATTAACAAATCtgccattctcttcctcgactCCGATCACAACTCCAAGTCCGACATCCAAAACCTCTACTGGATCCAGACCCAACTCAACAACAACTCATTCAGAACCCTCACCACCCTCTCTGGACCctccctcctctctttctctcttctgcATCCGACGCAACCTCTTCAACTTGAGAAGGTTCTGTGCCCTAGGACTCAAAGGATTCTTTCTGTCATCATGCACGAGGATGAGTCAGAGAAAGACGTCGTGTAA
- the LOC131299726 gene encoding putative disease resistance RPP13-like protein 3, translated as MVNSLALVDNDFEDADIESLFSIEDEATDEAKFRSTPSNPDEDLQFAFWTSRNNRSHPNSDGSITWRKAYHTIFLSAYPVTQGKWIDSGNYLVITRTLCSLNGLALSDPQLETKDKQQNSRTPEREMAETIAHSLMENLEELMSFKRDLIREEEDQIAWLYKDLQLLIAFLKDLQIKFKDHEGAKNLEARIRDVVYEAETAVDLFIVNTAWKEKEDIITKRMEEIGISEKTGHDRSLNLGHVKKEIEAIKTEVNKMYDKRTQSVQMVNNVEIFSIDRDASRATNNSKCEGEGEGEGEGEEETMVGFEQETMILKEQLTGGSKQLKIISIVGMAGLGKTTLATRVYKDPLVAYYFYMRAWISVSQEYRKRDLLLGLLSCNNQISNPINDEVLPQSLYKSLKGRRYFILMDGIWDYKAWFDLENCFPDDNNGSRIMFTSRHEHVAFSPFSLRFLSLDESWNLLRQKIFQRETCPSELMETGKQIAQKCKGLPLAIVVVAGILRNEEKSQERWKQVGQTLNSHMAMDQELWTKTIALSYNHLPPHLKPCFLYFAIFPEDYQILVWKLIWLWVAEGFIRKTGEKILEDVAEEYLKDLISRSLVLVSRRG; from the exons atggtgaactctttggctctcgTTGATAATGACTTTGAAGATGCTGATATCGAATCTCTGTTTTCCATCGaagatgaagcaacagatgaagca AAATTCAGGAGCACCCCCAGCAATCCAGATGAAGATCTCCAGTTTGCCTTTTGGACAAGTCGCAACAACAGGAGTCACCCTAATtcagatggttctatcacctGGCGAAAGGcatatcacactatattcctttcagcatatcCAGTGACCCAAGGAAAGTGGATcgacagtggaaattatcttgtcATAACCCGaacactgtgttcactcaatggattggcACTCTCAgac CCTCAACTTGAAACAAAAGATAAGCAGCAGAACTCCAGAActccagagagagagatggctgaAACTATTGCCCATTCTCTGATGGAAAACTTGGAGGAGTTAATGAGCTTCAAGAGAGATTTGATTAGGGAAGAGGAGGATCAAATTGCCTGGCTTTACAAGGATCTACAATTGCTAATAGCCTTCCTTAAGGATTTACAGATCAAGTTTAAAGACCACGAAGGAGCGAAAAACCTGGAGGCACGAATTAGAGATGTGGTGTATGAGGCTGAAACAGCCGTTGACTTGTTCATAGTTAACACTGCCTGGAAGGAGAAGGAGGATATCATAACGAAGAGAATGGAGGAAATTGGCATATCAGAGAAAACTGGTCACGATCGCTCATTAAATCTTGGCCATGTCAAGAAAGAGATTGAAGCAATCAAAACAGAGGTGAATAAAATGTATGACAAGAGGACACAGAGCGTGCAAATGGTTAATAATGTCGAAATTTTTTCGATTGATAGAGACGCATCAAGAGCAACAAATAATAGTAAATgtgagggggagggggagggggagggggagggggaggaggaaaCAATGGTGGGATTTGAGCAGGAGACAATGATCTTAAAGGAGCAACTTACTGGAGGTTCGAAGCAGCTTAAGATCATTTCGATTGTTGGGATGGCTGGACTAGGTAAGACTACTTTGGCTACAAGAGTGTATAAGGACCCTTTGGTGGCATACTACTTCTATATGCGAGCTTGGATATCTGTTTCTCAAGAGTACCGAAAGAGGGATTTGTTACTTGGCCTTCTAAGTTGCAACAATCAAATCAGCAACCCTATTAATGATGAGGTATTACCTCAAAGTTTGTACAAAAGCTTAAAGGGAAGGCGATACTTCATCTTGATGGACGGCATATGGGATTATAAGGCCtggtttgatttggaaaattgtTTTCCAGATGATAACAACGGAAGTAGGATTATGTTCACTAGTCGGCATGAACATGTAgctttctctcctttttctctgcGTTTTCTATCTCTTGATGAGAGTTGGAATCTCTTACGACAGAAGATATTTCAAAGAGAAACCTGCCCTTCAGAGCTCATGGAGACAGGAAAGCAAATAGCACAAAAGTGTAAAGGACTACCGCTTGCAATCGTTGTGGTAGCGGGAATTCTTAGAAATGAAGAGAAGAGTCAAGAGCGGTGGAAGCAGGTGGGGCAAACGTTAAATTCACATATGGCTATGGACCAAGAACTATGGACTAAGACAATAGCACTGAGTTATAACCACTTACCTCCTCACTTGAAACCGTGCTTTCTCTACTTTGCAATATTTCCAGAGGATTACCAAATTCTTGTGTGGAAGTTGATTTGGTTATGGGTTGCTGAGGGATTTATAAGAAAGACAGGTGAAAAAATCTTGGAGGATGTAGCGGAGGAGTACCTGAAGGATTTAATCAGTAGAAGTCTTGTGTTAGTTTCCAGAAGAGGGTAA
- the LOC131300073 gene encoding putative late blight resistance protein homolog R1A-3 — translation MGNLLVSSSSSSSSSSSSSNSSTPARKYTRSLFPFHSSLMSWRNPVFHFKLLRVLDSLLPCEIEQLVLLRYLELSCVTSLPASISDLWNLETLVVSSFLLMSGFYLPHSIRKMVKLRHVRVTARLHDIDIESPDNLVDYPLFMDNLQTLSWINPWSCTDVLARSPNLRKLGLQVSECGYTDGRLSLLPNLDFLNHVQELKVSTLFISGHYLARAKFPPNLTKLTLKGICLNSGDMSTLAELLPNLEALKLSHFTLEGLCWEASGVFPKLKFLKFASIEILWWVASSDHFPSLERLVLERCSLLEKIPSEIGNILTLKTIELHGWGNPSLASSARQIKEEQESLGNNGLQIKMFK, via the exons ATGGGTAATCTACTTgtttcgtcttcttcttcttcttcttcctcgtcctcgtcctcgaATTCGAGTACTCCTGCTCGAAAGTACACCCGCTCTTTGTTCCCCTTCCACAGTAGTTTAATGAGCTGGAGAAACCCTGTTTTCCATTTCAAACTTCTGAGGGTGTTGGATTCTCTCCTCCCATGTGAGATAGAACAACTAGTTCTGTTGAGGTACCTGGAGCTAAGTTGTGTCACGTCTCTCCCAGCTTCAATATCCGATCTGTGGAATTTAGAAACCCTTGTCGTTTCTTCATTTCTGTTGATGTCTGGTTTTTACTTACCCCATAGTATTAGGAAGATGGTAAAATTGAGGCATGTACGTGTTACTGCACGTTTGCATGATATTGATATCGAAAGTCCAGATAACCTTGTTGACTATCCTTTATTCATGGATAACTTACAAACTTTGTCGTGGATAAATCCTTGGTCTTGCACAGATGTCTTGGCTAGGTCTCCTAATCTTAGAAAGTTGGGACTCCAAGTCTCTGAGTGCGGTTATACAGATGGGAGATTATCTCTACTTCCAAATTTAGACTTTCTAAACCATGTCCAAGAGTTGAAGGTCTCTACGTTATTTATAAGTGGGCATTATCTTGCAAGAGCTAAGTTTCCCCCAAACCTTACCAAGTTAACTTTGAAGGGGATCTGTCTAAATTCTGGTGACATGTCGACCCTCGCCGAGTTACTACCCAACCTGGAGGCTCTAAAGTTATCGCATTTTACCCTCGAAGGGTTATGTTGGGAAGCAAGTGGGGTTTTCCCTAAACTCAAGTTCTTGAAATTCGCATCAAttgagattttgtggtgggtTGCCTCCAGTGATCACTTTCCAAGTCTTGAGCGACTAGTGTTAGAACGATGTTCTCTGCTCGAAAAGATCCCATCTGAGATAGGAAATATACTGACGCTGAAGACGATTGAGTTACATGGGTGGGGCAACCCGTCTCTTGCTTCTTCTGCCAGGCAAATTAAGGAAGAG caAGAGAGTCTAGGAAACAATGGCTTGCAAATTAAGATGTTCAA GTAA